A window from Chaetodon trifascialis isolate fChaTrf1 chromosome 5, fChaTrf1.hap1, whole genome shotgun sequence encodes these proteins:
- the LOC139331580 gene encoding protocadherin alpha-3-like, with protein sequence MGERGQRRRVNGWWVVGISLLCFGERIVAQLRYSVPEEMQVGSPVGNVAKDLGLDISTLTDRRFRIVSGPNHALFQLNPNNGVLYIGKNMDREELCDGSKVCVINLKIVVESPLEIHYVGVEITDVNDHTPTFPESEQRLEIGEQTHPGTRFQIHAARDPDVGTHSVRLYKLSQNEFFDIEVRDSEEEKIPFLVLKKLLDREQKAEHRLVLTALDGGSPSKSGSLNLTVTVLDTNDNRPVFSKDIYTVSLDENALIGALVIQLNATDSDEGLNSEIEYTFGKTQKKKVHDTFELDSITGEIRVKGNVDFEDTEVYRLDLQASDKGQPPATAGSRVVIKIKDVNDNKPDIEVTSLSNVVPENSKPGTVISLISVTDRDSGVNGKVICKISDGVPFDLTPSVEENMYSLVTKGRLDRETVSHYDITITATDCGEPPLSTVKTLSVQVSDVNDNRPNFSQNPFELYLVENNVPGASIFSVSAADNDLNENAAITYHIVRGDGLQGDMTSFLNVNSENGQISALKSFDFETVKTFQFQVVATDSGTPSLSSNVTVNVFILDQNDNAPVILYPLSSNGSAEGVEEIPRNVNAGHLVTKVRAYDADIGYNGWLLFSLQEVTDHSLFGLDRYTGQIRTLRSFTETDEAEHKLLILVKDNGNVSLSATATVIVKVVEPKEAFAASDVKSAATVEEGNDVTFYLMITLGSVSVLFIISIIVLIAMQCSKSTDYTSKYLQETNYDGTLCHSIQYRSGDKRYMLVGPRMSIGSTIVPGSHANTLVLPDRRRASGEVRA encoded by the coding sequence ATGGGAGAACGAGGACAAAGGCGCCGAGTGAACGGCTGGTGGGTTGTCGGGATTTCGTTGCTGTGCTTTGGGGAGCGAATTGTGGCTCAGCTAAGATACTCTGTTCCAGAAGAAATGCAGGTGGGATCCCCTGTCGGAAATGTGGCCAAGGATTTAGGGCTCGACATTAGTACTTTGACAGACAGGCGGTTTCGTATTGTTTCCGGGCCCAATCACGCTCTGTTTCAGTTAAATCCAAACAATGGTGTGTTGTACATTGGGAAAAATATGGACCGGGAAGAGCTGTGTGATGGATCCAAGGTTTGCGTGATAAACCTGAAAATTGTTGTTGAAAGCCCACTGGAAATACATTACGTTGGCGTTGAAATAACGGATGTTAATGACCATACACCGACTTTCCCAGAAAGCGAGCAGCGACTGGAAATAGGAGAGCAAACACATCCAGGGACTCGTTTCCAAATTCATGCGGCGAGAGACCCAGATGTCGGTACACACTCAGTTCGATTATATAAATTGAGCCAGAATGAATTTTTTGACATTGAAGTTAGAGACAGCGAGGAGGAGAAGATACCATTTTTAGTGCTGAAAAAGCTGTTGGACAGGGAACAAAAGGCAGAACACCGTTTAGTGTTAACTGCTCTTGATGGGGGAAGTCCGTCGAAATCTGGGAGCCTTAATTTAACTGTTACTGTGCTGGATACAAATGATAACCGTCCAGTGTTCAGCAAAGATATATACACGGTGTCATTAGATGAAAATGCCCTGATTGGAGCTCTTGTAATACAATTAAACGCTACAGATTCAGATGAAGGTTTGAACAGTGAAATTGAATACACgtttggaaaaacacaaaagaaaaaggtgcATGACACATTTGAATTAGACAGCATCACAGGAGAAATTCGAGTGAAAGGAAACGTGGACTTTGAGGACACGGAGGTTTATAGACTTGATCTGCAGGCCTCTGATAAAGGCCAGCCACCTGCAACAGCCGGAAGCAGAgttgtgataaaaataaaagatgtaaATGATAATAAACCAGATATTGAAGTAACATCACTGTCCAACGTAGTCCCAGAAAATTCAAAGCCTGGCACTGTGATCTCTCTGATCAGTGTTACGGACAGAGATTCGGGAGTTAATGGAAAAGTTATCTGTAAAATCTCGGATGGTGTTCCGTTTGACTTGACGCCATCGGTTGAGGAGAACATGTACTCTCTTGTCACAAAGGGGCGTTTAGACCGAGAAACTGTGTCACATTATGACATCACAATAACAGCCACTGACTGCGGCGAGCCTCCACTTTCCACTGTAAAAACTTTGAGTGTTCAGGTGTctgatgtaaatgacaacaGACCCAATTTCAGTCAGAATCCATTTGAACTTTATCTAGTAGAAAACAATGTCCCAGGAGCATCAATCTTTTCAGTAAGTGCAGCCGATAATGATCTGAATGAAAATGCAGCTATAACATATCACATTGTAAGAGGTGATGGGCTGCAGGGTGACATGACATCCTTCCTGAATGTTAATTCTGAAAACGGACAGATATCCGCGCTCAAAAGTTTCgactttgaaacagtgaaaactttcCAGTTCCAAGTTGTTGCCACAGATTCTGGTACTCCGTCACTGAGCAGCAACGTCACAGTGAACGTGTTCATTCTGGATCAGAACGACAACGCTCCAGTCATCCTGTATCCACTCAGCTCCAACGGCTctgctgaaggtgtggaggagaTTCCCCGCAATGTCAACGCAGGACACCTGGTGACCAAAGTCAGAGCCTATGACGCTGATATAGGATATAACGGCTGgttactgttttcactgcaggaagtcactgacCACAGTCTCTTTGGTTTGGACCGCTATACAGGACAGATCAGAACACTTCgctcattcacagagacagacgaggcTGAGCATAAACTGCTCATACTGGTCAAAGACAATGGCAACGTTTCCCTCTCAGCAACAGCTACTGTCATTGTCAAAGTTGTGGAGCCCAAAGAGGCTTTTGCAGCGTCTGATGTTAAAAGTGCAGCAACGGTTGAAGAGGGGAATGATGTGACTTTTTATCTGATGATAACTTTGGGCtcagtttcagttctttttatcATCAGTATCATTGTGCTGATTGCAATGCAGTGCTCCAAATCCACAGACTATACTTCAAAATATCTACAAGAGACTAATTATGATGGGACACTGTGTCACAGCATCCAGTACAGATCAGGAGACAAGCGGTACATGTTAGTTGGACCCAGAATGAGTATTGGATCTACTATAGTCCCTGGCAGCCATGCGAATACACTGGTGCTTCCTGACAGGAGGAGGGCATCTGGAGAGGTAAGAGCTTGA
- the LOC139331581 gene encoding protocadherin gamma-A11-like, producing the protein MERSGQQEGKWIALVLALSLILSKASAQIRYSISEEIKEGTAVGNIAKDLGIDPLVFKARGFRIVSGSTEPLFRVNENDGILYVDRNIDREEICQRTSVCLINLKTVLENPLEIHYVAVEVLDVNDHSPSFPENNKRLEISESTLPGTRFQLHAALDPDGGVNSVQQYKLSPNSNFRLEVKDRGKDGKVPVLQIQSPLDREASSSHKLLLTALDGGKPPKTGTMEIFIDVLDVNDNAPVFTKDVYSAEINENSPIGTTVIRVNATDMDDGLNGNVSYSFGNVNSKVRELFDVNPSTGDITVRGQLDYEVDESYEIDIQASDNGAVPFRTEKSITVNIKDMNDNAPVIEVTSLSDKISEDSRPGTTVALISIIDLDSGVNGKVVSFVRGDAPFTLTPSIQDNMYAVVTKSQLDRENKSVYDVTIIATDAGEPALTSEKTLRVVIFDVNDNSPKFSVSRYNFYVSENNPPGASVFSVIASDRDEGDNSLISYHILRDVVYENKVTSFLNINSENGDILALKSFDFETVKTFQFQVVATDSGTPSLSSNVTVNVFILDQNDNAPVILYPLSSNGSAEGVEEIPRNVNAGHLVTKVRAYDADIGYNGWLLFSLQEVTDHSLFGLDRYTGQIRTLRSFTETDEAEHKLLILVKDNGNVSLSATATVIVKVVEPKEAFAASDVKSAATVEEGNDVTFYLMITLGSVSVLFIISIIVLIAMQCSKSTDYTSKYLQETNYDGTLCHSIQYRSGDKRYMLVGPRMSIGSTIVPGSHANTLVLPDRRRTSEEVRL; encoded by the coding sequence ATGGAACGAAGCGGTCAACAAGAAGGAAAATGGATCGCCTTGGTGCTGGCTTTGAGTTTGATTCTCAGCAAGGCGTCGGCACAGATAAGATACTCTATATCGGAGGAGATCAAAGAAGGCACCGCTGTTGGGAATATAGCAAAGGATCTGGGAATTGATCCACTTGTATTTAAAGCAAGGGGGTTTCGTATTGTTTCTGGCTCCACTGAACCCCTTTTCCGAGTAAACGAAAACGATGGGATTTTATACGTAGATCGTAATATTGACCGAGAGGAGATATGCCAGCGGACCAGTGTGTGCTTGATAAACCTTAAAACCGTGCTAGAGAACCCACTGGAGATCCATTACGTTGCCGTGGAAGTGTTAGACGTGAATGACCATTCGCCCTCTTTCCCAGAGAACAACAAAAGGCTTGAGATTTCAGAGTCCACTTTACCGGGAACCAGATTTCAGTTGCATGCTGCGCTCGATCCAGATGGTGGTGTGAATTCCGTTCAACAGTACAAACTTAGTCCAAATAGTAATTTTCGCCTGGAAGTGAAAGATCGAGGGAAAGACGGTAAAGTGCCTGTTCTACAAATACAAAGCCCATTAGACAGAGAGGCCTCTAGCAGCCATAAACTGCTGCTTACAGCCCTGGATGGGGGTAAACCTCCGAAAACAGGGACCATGGAGATATTTATAGATGTTTTAGATGTGAATGATAACGCACCAGTTTTCACAAAAGATGTCTACTCTGCAGAGATAAATGAGAATTCACCAATTGGAACAACAGTCATACGAGTAAACGCCACAGATATGGATGATGGTTTAAATGGAAATGTTAGCTATTCTTTTGGCAATGTGAATAGTAAGGTGCGCGAACTGTTTGATGTCAACCCAAGCACAGGTGACATAACTGTGAGAGGACAATTAGACTACGAAGTGGATGAGAGTTATGAGATAGATATCCAAGCATCTGACAACGGTGCTGTTCCGTTTAGAACGGAAAAAAGCATTACTGTAAACATTAAAGACATGAATGACAACGCACCTGTCATTGAGGTAACGTCACTGTCTGACAAGATTTCAGAGGATTCTCGACCAGGAACGACGGTAGCACTTATCAGTATTATCGATTTGGACTCTGGGGTGAACGGAAAAGTTGTCAGCTTTGTTAGAGgcgatgcccctttcacactaACGCCTTCAATACAGGACAACATGTACGCAGTCGTGACAAAGTCACAGCTTGACAGGGAAAACAAATCTGTTTATGATGTAACAATAATCGCGACAGATGCAGGTGAACCAGCTTTGACATCTGAAAAGACATTACGAGTTGTTATATTTGACGTAAACGACAACAGCCCGAAGTTTTCAGTGAGCCGATATAATTTTTATGTCTCTGAGAATAATCCTCCAGGGGCGTCGGTATTTTCTGTAATCGCTTCTGATCGCGACGAGGGAGATAATTCTCTCATTTCGTATCATATCCTCAGAGATGTAGTTTACGAAAATAAAGTGACATCATTTCTAAATATAAACTCTGAAAATGGAGATATTCTGGCCCTGAAAAGTTTCgactttgaaacagtgaaaactttcCAGTTCCAAGTTGTTGCCACAGATTCTGGAACTCCGTCACTGAGCAGCAACGTCACAGTGAACGTGTTCATTCTGGATCAGAACGACAACGCTCCAGTCATCCTGTATCCACTCAGCTCCAACGGCTctgctgaaggtgtggaggagaTTCCCCGCAATGTCAACGCAGGACACCTGGTGACCAAAGTCAGAGCCTATGACGCTGATATAGGATATAACGGCTGgttactgttttcactgcaggaagtcactgacCACAGTCTCTTTGGTTTGGACCGCTATACAGGACAGATCAGAACACTTCgctcattcacagagacagacgaggcTGAGCATAAACTGCTCATACTGGTCAAAGACAATGGCAACGTTTCCCTCTCAGCAACAGCTACTGTCATTGTCAAAGTTGTGGAGCCCAAAGAGGCTTTTGCAGCGTCTGATGTTAAAAGTGCAGCAACGGTTGAAGAGGGGAATGATGTGACTTTTTATCTGATGATAACTTTGGGCtcagtttcagttctttttatcATCAGTATCATTGTGCTGATTGCAATGCAGTGCTCCAAATCCACAGACTATACTTCAAAATATCTACAAGAGACTAATTATGATGGGACACTGTGTCACAGCATCCAGTACAGATCAGGAGACAAGCGGTACATGTTAGTTGGACCCAGAATGAGTATTGGATCTACTATAGTCCCTGGCAGCCATGCGAATACACTCGTGCTccctgacaggaggaggacatctGAAGAGGTAAGACTTTAA